In Actinopolyspora saharensis, the genomic window GAACTGGAGGGCGAACGGGTAACCAAGGCCCGCTCGGTGATCGGCTACCTGCACACCGGCATCGAGAAGAACACCGAGTACCGCACCTGGACCCAGGGCGTCACCTTCGTCACGCGGATGGACTACCTGGCGCCGCTGTACAACGAGGCCGCCTACTCCATGGGCGTGGAGAAGCTGCTGCGGATCTCCGCGCCGAAGAGGGCGGAGACGATCCGGGTGCTGCTGATGGAGCTGAACCGCATCTCCTCGCACCTGGTCTTTCTGGCCACCGGCGCCATGGAGCTGGGCTCCACCACCGGTATGACCCTCGGGTTCAGGGACCGGGAGGAGGTGCTGCACCTGCTGGAGTTCCTCACCGGGCTGCGGATGAACCACGCGTTCATCCGTCCGGGGGGAGTCGCCCAGGACCTTCCGGAGAACTACCGGGAGAAGATCCTGGAGTTCTGCAAGGTCATGGACAGCAGGCTGACCGACTACGACAAGCTGTTCTCCGGGCAGCCGATCTGGAAGCAGCGGTTGAGCGGGGTGGGCTACCTCCCGCTGGACTCGTGCCTGGCGCTGGGCACCAGCGGCCCGATCCTGCGCTCGGCCGGGCTCGGCTGGGACCTGCGCAAGGTGCAGCCGTACTGCGGCTACGAGGAGTACGACTTCGACGTCCCGACCAGCACCGACGCCGACTGCTTCTCCCGGTTCCTGCTGCGGGTCGAGGAGATCAGGCAGTCGCTGCGGATCGTGCGGCAGTGCGTGGACAAGATGGAGTCGGGGCCGGTCATGGTGGACGACCCCAAGATCGCCTGGCCCGCGCAGCTGACGATCGGGCCGGACGGCATGGGCAACTCGCTCGACCACGTGCGCAAGATCATGGGTCAGTCGATGGAGTCGCTGATCCACCACTTCAAGCTGGTCACCGAAGGGTTCGACGTTCCACCGGGGCAGGCCTACGTGCCGGTGGAGGCGCCGCGCGGCGAGCTCGGCTACCACGTGGTCTCCGACGGGGGCACCCGACCGATGCGGGTGCACGTGCGCGACCCCAGCTTCGTGAATTTGCAGGCGTTCCCCGCGATGGCCGAGGGCGGCCTGGTCGCGGACGTGATCGCCGTCGTTGCCTCGATCGATCCGGTGATGGGTGGGGTGGATCGTTAGATGACCGAGCAGTTCGACTACACCACGACCGAGCACGTGGTCGGCCCCGAAGCGGGCGACCAGGGCGCGGAGGAGACGGTCTTCGACGAGCGGGTGCGCACCGAGGCCCGACTCGTCGTGGAGCGCTACCCGGAGTCGCGCTCGGCGCTGCTGCCCATGCTGCACCTGGTGCAGTCGGTGCAGGGGCACGTCACCCCGGAGGGGATGAACTTCTGCGCCGAGCAGCTCGCGCTGTCCACGGCCGAGGTCAACGCGGTCGCCACGTTCTACACGATGTACAAGCGCCGACCGTGCGGGCAGTTCCTGGTCAGCGTCTGCACCAACACGCTGTGCGCCGCCATGGGCGGTGACGAGATATACCGCGCGCTGTCCGAGGAGCTCGGGGCCGGGCACGAGGAGACGGCGGGCACCCCCGGAGCCGAGGGCTCGGTGACGCTGGAGCACGCCGAGTGCCTGGCCGCCTGCGACTTCGCCCCGGTGCTGCAGGTCAACTACGAGTACTTCGACAACCAGACGGTGGACGAGGCGCTGGAAACGGTTCGCGCCCTGCGGCGGGGCGAACGCCGGTCCCCGACCCGCGGGGCACCGCTGACCGACTTCCGCGACACCGAACGTCAGCTCGCCGGGTTCTTCGACGGTCCGGGGGCGGAGGAGGCCACCACGGCGTCCGCCGCGGCCCCGGAGACGGTCCGCGGTGCCGAGCAGGCCCGCGAGCGCGGTTGGACGGCCCCGCCGATGCCCGACGAAGTCGAACTTCCGCCGATTCCGGACAAGAAGTGAGGGCAGGCGATGAGCGAAGCGAACGCCCACGAGGTCGAGGGGCGCGCGGCGACCAACCCGCTCACCCCGGTGCTTACCCGGCGCTGGCTGTCGCCGGAGTCCTGGTCACTGCGCACCTACGAGGAGCTGGAGGGCTACACCGCCCTGCGCACCGCTCTGGCGGCCCATCCCGACCAGCTCATCGAGCTGGTCAAGGCGGCCGGGTTGCGCGGCAGGGGCGGGGCCGGGTTCCCCTCCGGCGTCAAGTGGGGCTTCATGCCCAAGGACCCGTCCAAGCCGCACTACCTGGTCATAAACGCCGACGAGGGCGAGCCGGGAACGTGCAAGGACGTCCCGCTGATGATGGCCGACCCGCACTCGCTGATCGAGGGGTGCGTCATCGCCGCCTACGCGATGCGCGCCAACCACTGCATGATCTACGTGCGGGGCGAGGCGCTGCACTGCATGCGCAGGCTGCACCAGGCCGTGCAGGAGGCCTACTCGGCGGGCTACCTCGGCGAGAACATCCTCGACTCCGGGTTCGACCTGGACGTGGTCGTGCACGCGGGGGCGGGAGCCTACATCTGCGGTGAGGAGACGGCGCTGCTGGACTCCCTCGAGGGGAAGCGCGGGCAGCCGAGGCTGAAACCGCCGTTCCCCGCGCAGGCCGGGCTCTACTCCTGCCCGACCACGGTCAACAACGTCGAGACGATCGCCACGGTGCCCTACATCGTCAACGGCGGGGTGGACTGGTTCCGCTCCATGGGGCGCGAGAAGTCCCCCGGCCCGAAGATCTTCTCGCTGTCCGGGCACGTCGAACGCCCGGGCCAGTACGAGGCCCCGCTGGGGACGACGCTGCGGGAGCTGCTCGAAATGGCCGGCGGGATGAAGGACGGCATCCCGCTGAAGTTCTGGACGCCGGGAGGTTCCTCGACTCCGCTGTTCACGGCCGACCACCTCGACGTGCCGCTGGACTTCGAGGGAGCGACCGAGGCCGGGTCGATGCTGGGCACCACGGCGCTGATGATCTTCAACGAGACGGTCTCGGTCCCGTGGGCGGTGATGAAGTGGACCCAGTTCTACGAGCACGAGTCCTGCGGCAAGTGCACCCCGTGCCGCGAGGGCTGCTTCTGGCTGGCCCAGGTGCTGGAACGGATGGTCGAGGGCCGCGGGACCGAGGAGGACATCGACACCCTGCTCGACGTCTGCGACAACGTGCTGGGCCGTTCGTTCTGCGCGCTCGGTGACGGCGCGGTCAGCCCCATCACCAGCGGTATCAAGTACTTCCGCGAGGAGTTCCGCGCGCTGTGCGCGAGCAATCGCGGTCAGGACACGACAGAGGCTTCCGAATCCGCGTTGGCAGGAGTGGCCCGATGACGGTGGCATCCGCGTCCGGAAACGACACCGCGGAGAACCGGCCGGTGCCCGAGGGGCACGTCCGACTGACGATCGACGGGATCGAGGTGGACGCCCCGAAGGGGGAGCTGGTTATCCGCACGGCCGAGCGGCTGGGCATCGTGGTTCCGCGTTTCTGCGACCACCCGCTGCTCGACCCGGCAGGCGCCTGCAGGCAGTGCCTGGTGGAGATCGAGGTCAACGGCAAGCCCATGCCCAAGCCCGCGGCCTCCTGCACGATGGCGGTCGCCGACGGGATGGTCGTCCACACCCAGCAGACCTCGGCGGTGGCGGACAAGGCCCAGCAGGGCGTGATGGAGCTGCTGCTGATCAACCACCCGCTGGACTGCCCGATCTGCGACAAGGGCGGGGAGTGCCCGCTGCAGAACCAGGCGCTCAAGCACGGGCGCGCCGACTCGCGCTTCGTGGACAAGAAGCGGACGTTCGCGAAGCCGGTTTCGATCTCCTCGCAGATCCTGCTCGACCGGGAGCGCTGCGTGCTGTGCCAGCGCTGCACCCGCTTCTCCAAGCAGATAGCCGGTGACCCGTTCATCGAGATGCTGGAACGCGGTGCGCTGCAGCAGATAGGTACCGGCGAGCAGCAGCCCTTCCAGTCCTACTTCTCCGGCAACACCATCCAGATCTGCCCGGTGGGGGCGTTGACCAGCGCGGCCTACCGGTTCCGCTCCCGACCCTTCGACCTCGTCTCCACACCGGGGGTCTGCGAGCACTGCTCCGCGGGGTGCTCCCAGCGCACGGACTGGCGCCGCGGGAAGGTGATGCGCAGGCTCGCCGGGGACGACCCCGAGGTCAACGAGGAGTGGAACTGCGACAAGGGCCGCTTCGCGTTCCGCTACGCCACGGCGGCCGACCGGTTCACCCGGCCGCTGGTGCGGGACCGCCGGTCGGGACGGCTGCGGGAGACCTCCTGGACCGAGGCGCTGCGCGTGGCGGCCGACGGGCTGCTCAGCGCCCGCGACTCCGGAGGGGTCGGGGTGCTGCCCGGCGGCAGGCTCACCCGCGAGGACGCCTACGCCTACGGGAAGTTCGCCCGGGTGGCGCTGCGCACCAACGACATCGACCACCGCGCCAGGCCGCACTCCACGGAGGAGCTCGACTTCCTCGGCGCCGCCGTCGTCGGAACCGGCCCGGAGGACGGGGTCACCTACGCGGGGATCGAGTCCGCCCCGACGGTGCTGTGCGTGGCCTTCGAACCGGAGGAGGAGTCCCCGATCGTCTTCCTGCGGCTGCGCAAGGCGGCCAGGGACAAGGGGACCAGGGTGCACCACCTCGGGCAGTGGGGCTCGCCGGGGGTGGAGAAGACCACCGAGATCGCCGACGCGGGCAGCCCGATCCACAGCGGGGAGCTGCTGCGGTGCCTTCCCGGCGAGGAGGCGGCCGTGCTCTCCGAGCTCCCGGAGGAGATCGAGCGGGAACTGAGCGAACCGGGCTCGGTGCTGCTGCTTGGCGAGCGCTGCGCCCAGGTGCCCGGCCTGTACTCGGCAGCGATGCGCGTGGCCGAGCGCACCGGTGCGCGCCCGGCCTGGATCCCGCGCCGCGCGGGCGAGCGCGGCGCCGTGGAGGCGGGAACCCTGCCGACGCTGCTGCCGAACGGACGCCCGGTCTCGGACTCGGTCGTGCGGGCCGACGTCGAGCGGCAGTGGGGGATGGACGAGGGCGGCATCCCCGGTCTCCCCGGCAAGGATCTGGAGGGAATCCTCTCCGCGACCGAGTCGGGGGAGCTGTCCGGGTTGCTGGTTGGCGGAGTCGAACCGGACGACCTGCCCGATCCCGCGCAGGCTGAGCGGGCGCTGCGGGCGGCCGACTTCGTCGTCAGCCTCGAGCTGCGCCCGAGCGGCGTGACCGAGTTGGCCGACGTGGTGCTGCCCGTGGCCCCGACCGTCGAGAAGTCGGGGACCTTCCTGAACTGGGAGGGCCGTGCCCGCGAGTTCGAGGTGACCATCGAGGGGACCGGGGCGCTGCCGGACTGCCGCGTGCTGGACACGCTCGCGGTCGAGATGGACGTGGACCTGTTCACCCAGACCCCGGCCGCGGTGGCGGGTGAGCTGGCCAGGCTCGGGCCGAATCCCGGAGCGCGGCCGAAGCCCCCGGACGTCCCGGCGACCCGCCCCGGAAGTCCGGGTGAGGGCAGGGCGCTGCTGGCCACCTGGAGGCACCTGCTGGACAACGGGAGCCTGCAGGTCGAGGAGCCGAACCTCGCCGGAACGGCCCGCCCCCCGGTGGCGCGGGTGTCCGCCGGAACGGCGCGGCGGCTGGGCCTGGCCTCCGGCCGGACGGTGCGGGTCAGCACCGCGCACGGGGAGCTGACGCTGGAGTCCGAAGTGGTCGAGATGCCGGACGAGGTGGTGTGGCTGCCCGGGAACTCGGGTTCGGCGCGGCTGAACCGGGTGCTCGGGGCCGGGCACGGTTCCGTGGTGAGCATCGCGGTCGGGCCGGTTCCGGCGCCGCGCAGCGCCCCCTCCGGAGCGGACGAGGCGGCCGGGGCGGAGATCCCGGCCGGGACGGTGGAGCGGGAGGGCGCGGTCTCCGCGCCTGCATCGGTCCGCGGTCCCAACGGTCACGGTTCCGAGCACGGCGGCTTGAACGGTTCCGGGCGCAACGGGACCGGCCGTGCGGACACCGACGGGGGTGACGCGTGAACATGAACGAGACGGCACGCCTGATCGGGGACGACCCCATCTGGCTGATCCTGATCAAGGTAGTGGGGACCTTCGCGTTCCTCGTCGTGATGACCCTGCTGACCATCTGGGCGGAGCGCAGGGTCATCGGCAGGATGCAGCAGCGCCCCGGGCCGAACAGGGCCGGTCCGTTCGGGATGCTGCAGTCCCTCGCGGACGGCCTCAAGCTCGCGTTCAAGGAGGACATACGTCCGGTCCTGGCCGACAAGTGGATCTACATCCTGGCTCCGGTCGTGTCGGCCACCCCGGCGCTGGTGGCGTTCTCGGTGATCCCCGTCGGCGGTGAGGTGACCATCTTCGGGGAGCGCACCGCCCTGCAGCTGGTGGAGCTGCCGGTGAGCCTGCTCGTGGTGCTCGCCTGCGCCTCGGTCGGGGTCTACGGCATCGTGCTGGCGGGCTGGTCCTCCGGATCGCCGTACCCGCTGCTGGGTGCGCTGCGCTCGGCCGCGCAGGTGATCTCCTACGAGATCGCGATGGGGCTGTCGTTCATCGCGGTCATCCTCTACGCGGGAACGCTGTCCACATCGGGCATAGTGGCGGCCCAGGAGAACGGCTGGTTCTTCGCGCTGCTGCCGTTCAGCTTCGTCGTCTACGCCATCGCCATGGTCGGTGAGACCAACCGCGCTCCCTTCGACCTGCCCGAGGCCGAGTCGGAGCTGGTCGGCGGTTTCCACACCGAGTACTCCTCGCTGAAGTTCGCGCTGTTCTTCCTCGCCGAGTACATCAACATGGTCACCGTCTCCGCGCTGGCGACCACGCTGTTCCTCGGCGGGTGGCACGCGCCGTGGCCGCTCTACCTGGTCGGCGACGGGGTGCTGAACACGGGCTGGTGGCCGGTGCTGTGGTTCCTGCTCAAGACGATGCTCTTCCTGTTCGTGTTCGTCTGGCTGCGCGGCACGCTGCCGAGGTTGCGCTACGACCAGTTCATGAACCTGGGGTGGAAGGTGCTGGTCCCGCTGAGCCTGGTGTGGATCTGCGCCGTCACCGCGATAAGGGGGATCCGCAACGCCGACCTGCTCGGTTCGCAGCAGTTCCTGTTCATCGGCGGCGGTGTGGTCGTGGCCCTGCTGATCCTGGCCTTCCTCGTTCCGGACCGCAAACCTCCGGAGGAGGAGACCGCCGAGAACGAAGTGCCGCTCTCCGGAGGCGGTTACCCGGTACCTCCCACGGACCTGAGGGTCCCGGAGAACCCGCGCGCGACCACGGTCCCGACTGCTTCGGGGACGCGTTCCCGGCTGCCGGAGGCCGGACAGGAGCCCACCAGCTCAACTAAGGAGGCACCCGATGGGAATGACTGATCCCCTGAAGGGCTTCGGAGTCACGCTGTCCAAGATGTTCAAAACGGTGCTCACGGAGGAGTACCCGGAGGTCAAGAAGATCCCCGCCCCGCGGTTCCACGGCAAGCACCAGCTCAACAGGCATCCGGACGGGCTGGAGAAGTGCGTGGGCTGCGAGCTGTGCGCCTGGGCGTGCCCGGCCGACGCGATATTCGTCGAGGGCGGGACCAACACCGACGAGGAGCGCTACTCGCCGGGCGAGCGCTACGGGTTCGACTACCAGATCAACTACCTGAGGTGCATCGGTTGCGGGCTCTGCATCGAGGCGTGCCCCACCAGGGCGCTGACGATGACCAACGAGTACGAGACCGCCGACGACGACCGCCAGAACCTGATCTACACCAAGGAGGACCTGCTGGCCCCGCTGCTGCCCGGCATGGAGCAGCCCCCGCACGACATGCGGCTCGGTGAGAACGAGCAGGACTACTACGTCAACGGTCCGGAACTCGCCCGTCAGCAGGGAGTGCCCTCCGACACGACGGTCGAGACCGGTGGCGAGGAGGCCGTGCGGTGATGACCTTGGCGGTTTCCGGCGCGACGCTCGCGCAGACGACGCTGGCCCAGCAGGGTGTGGTGGGCACGGGCGAGACCGTGGTCTTCTGGATCCTCGGGCCGCTGGCGCTGCTCGGGGCGCTGGGCATGGTGTTCGCGCGCAGCGCGGTGCACTCGGCGCTGTGGCTGGTGCTGACGATGCTGAGCCTGGGCGTGCTCTACATGGCCCAGAGCGCCCAGTTCCTCGGGTTCACCCAGATCATCGTCTACACCGGCGCGATCATGATGCTGTTCCTGTTCGTGCTGATGGTGGTCGGCAGGGACGCCTCCGACTCGGTGGTCGAGGTCCTGCGCGGTCAGCGCCTGGCCGCTGCCGTGCTCGGAGTGGCGTTCGCGGCGCTGCTGGTGGCGGGGCTGGCCCGCTCGTTGACCGACGTGGTCCCCGCCGCCCCGCTCAACCCGTGGGCTCCGGGAGGCGGCGCCGCTGGCGGCCTCGGTCAGGTGATCTTCACCGACTACCTCTTCCCGTTCGAGCTCACCTCGGCGCTGCTGATCACCGCCTCGCTCGGTGCGATGGTGCTGGCCTACGGCGGCAAGGGGCGCAAGCCGCGCATGGGGCAGCGGGAGACCGTGGAGGCGCGCTTCCGCGGTGAGTACTCCCGCCCCTCGCCGCTTCCGGGGCCCGGGGTCTACGCCACGGCGAACTCCGTGGCCACGCCCGCGCTGCTGCCGGACGGCTCGGTTGCCGAGGACTCGCTGTCGGACATCTTGGACACCACTCCCGTGGAGCGGCTGCGCGCCGATCGGACCGCGGTCTCCGGCCGCACCGGGCAACCCGATGCGCACGCGCTGACCGGACAACCCACCCGGGCGGGCGGTGCCGACGGGAGCACCGAGCGGCCCGCCGACGCGGACGCCGCCGGCGCTGCGGACAGGTCGGAAACCGCGGGGGACGGGCCTGCGAGCGGTTCCGCCGAACAGGGCGGTTCCCCCGGCGGCAGCGCGGCGAGCGGCGGCGGAACCGACGACGGCGCGACCAACGGCAAGAACGGTCGGGGCGAGGACAACGGCTCCGCCCCGGCGGGCAACGACGGCGTCCCCGACAACCCCGGGACCGACGCCGACTCACCCGAGGAGGTCAGGCAGTGACCCCCACTCATTACCTGCTGCTCTCGGCGCTGCTGTTCACCATCGGCACGGTCGGGGTGCTGGTGCGGCGGAACGCGATCGTGCTGTTCATGTGCGTGGAGCTGATGCTCAACGCGGTCAACCTCTCGCTGGTCACCTTCGCCCGGATCGAGGGAACGATCGACGGCCAGGTCATGGCCTTCTTCGTGATGGTCGTCGCCGCGGCCGAGGTGGTCGTCGGCCTGGCGATCATCATGTCCATCTTCCGGACCCGCCGATCCGCCTCCGTCGACGACGCCAACCTGCTGAAGTACTAGCCCACACCGAACGGACGCACAGCGAATGGACCCACGGAACGGATGGGGAGACAGCGTGACGACTTCCATTCTGGCCGCTCCGGAGCCGGTACAGGCAGCTCAGGGGGCGATCCAGGGCAACGCGTGGCTGATCATCGCGATACCGCTGCTCGGTGCGGCGGTGCTGCTGCTGGCAGGCAAGCGCGCCGACGGATGGGGGCACCTGCTCGGCTGTGCCACGGTGATCGCCTCCTTCGGGTACTCCCTGGCCCTGTTCTCCTCCGCCGCGGGCGGGGAAGCGGCGGCCCGCTCGGTGCACCTGTTCTCCTGGATCCCCGTCAACGCCCTGAGCGTGGACTTCGGACTCCGGATCGACCCGCTGTCGCTGGTCTTCGTGCTGCTGATCACCGGGGTCGGTGCGCTGATCCACATCTACTCGATCGGCTACATGGCGCACGACCAGCAGGGCAGGTCCGGAAGCGCCAACACCGAGCGCCGCCGGTTCTTCGGCTACCTCAACCTGTTCGTCGCGGCGATGCTGATCCTGGTGCTCGGCAACAGCTTCGTCACGCTGTACCTGGGTTGGGAGGGCGTGGGACTCGCCTCCTACCTGCTGATCGGGTTCTGGCAGCAGCGGGCCTCGGCCGCGGGGGCGGCCACCAAGGCGTTCGTCATGAACCGGGTCGGCGACGTCGGCCTGGCGCTGGCGATCTTCCTGATGTTCGCCCACCTCGGAACCACGCGGTACTCCGAGGTCTTCGCGCGCGCCGGTGAGCTGCCCGCGGGGGTGCTGCTGGCCATCGCCCTGTTGCTGCTGCTCGGTGCCTGCGGCAAGTCCGGCCAGGTTCCGCTGCAGGCCTGGCTCCCCGACGCGATGGAAGGCCCGACCCCGGTCTCGGCGCTGATCCACGCGGCGACGATGGTCACCGCCGGTGTCTACCTGATCGCCAGGGCCAACCCGCTCTACAGCCTGACCGGGACGGGGCAGCTGGTCGTGGCGCTGGTCGGAGCGGTGACCCTGCTGGTCGGTTGCGTGATCGGTTGCGCCTACGACGACATCAAGAAGGTGCTGGCCTACTCCACGGTCAGCCAGATCGGCTACATGATGCTCGCCGTCGGACTGGGTCCGGCCGGCTACGCGCTGGGCATCATGCACCTGCTCACGCACGGCTTCTTCAAGGCGGGGCTGTTCCTCGGGGCGGGCTCGGTCATGCACGGCATGAACGACGAGGTGAACATGCGCCGCTTCGGCGGGCTGTACCGCTACATGCCCGTCACCTTCGTCACCTTCGGGCTCGGGTACCTGGCGCTGATCGGTTTCCCGTTCCTGTCCGGGTACTACTCCAAGGAGGCGATCGTCTCCGCGGCCTTCGAAGCGCCGGGATGGCAGGGCTGGGCGCTCGGCGGTGCCGCCGTGCTCGGCGCGGGGCTGACCGCCTTCTACATGACCCGCCTGATGCTGATGACCTTCTTCGGCGAGCGGCGCTGGGAGAACCGCACCACCGCGGACGGCAGGTCGTTCCACCCGCACGAGTCCCCGCCGGTGATGACCGGCCCCATGATCGTGCTGGCCGTCGGCTCCGTCGCGGCTGGCCTGGTGTTCACCAGGGGGGAAATGCTGGTGGACTTCCTCTCCCCGGCTCTCGGGGAGGCGCCCGAGGGGCACGCGGTCCTGCCGCACTCGGTGATCCCGGTGCTGACGCTGGGGCTCTCCGCGCTCGGTGTGCTGCTGGCCTGGCTGGTGGTCGGACGCGGCCCCGTCTCCGAGACCCGCCCGCAGCGGGTGTCGCCGCTGGTCCGCGCGGCCCGCGCCGACCTGTACGGCAACGCGCTGAACCGCGCCGTGGCCGTGCGCCCGACCGTGGGGCTGGCCGACGGTCTGGCCCGGTTCGACCGCGCCGGGGTCGACGGCGCGGTCAACGGGATGGCCTCGACGTTCGGCGCCACTTCGCAGGTGCTGCGCCGGTGGCAGACGGGATTCGTCCGGTCCTACGCGATGTCCATGTTGGTCGGCGGTGTCCTGCTGGTCGCCGCCCTGCTCTCGGTGGGGACCCCATGACGGTGATCCGCCGGTCGAATCCACGCGAAATAGCCGGAGAAGAGGGGACGCGATGAACCTGCTCCTCGCGCTGATCCTGTTGCCGCTGCTCGGCGCGGTGGTCGTCGCGCTGCTGCGCGGCAACGAGCGCGCGGCGAAACCGGTCGCGCTGGTCTGCGC contains:
- the nuoL gene encoding NADH-quinone oxidoreductase subunit L codes for the protein MQGNAWLIIAIPLLGAAVLLLAGKRADGWGHLLGCATVIASFGYSLALFSSAAGGEAAARSVHLFSWIPVNALSVDFGLRIDPLSLVFVLLITGVGALIHIYSIGYMAHDQQGRSGSANTERRRFFGYLNLFVAAMLILVLGNSFVTLYLGWEGVGLASYLLIGFWQQRASAAGAATKAFVMNRVGDVGLALAIFLMFAHLGTTRYSEVFARAGELPAGVLLAIALLLLLGACGKSGQVPLQAWLPDAMEGPTPVSALIHAATMVTAGVYLIARANPLYSLTGTGQLVVALVGAVTLLVGCVIGCAYDDIKKVLAYSTVSQIGYMMLAVGLGPAGYALGIMHLLTHGFFKAGLFLGAGSVMHGMNDEVNMRRFGGLYRYMPVTFVTFGLGYLALIGFPFLSGYYSKEAIVSAAFEAPGWQGWALGGAAVLGAGLTAFYMTRLMLMTFFGERRWENRTTADGRSFHPHESPPVMTGPMIVLAVGSVAAGLVFTRGEMLVDFLSPALGEAPEGHAVLPHSVIPVLTLGLSALGVLLAWLVVGRGPVSETRPQRVSPLVRAARADLYGNALNRAVAVRPTVGLADGLARFDRAGVDGAVNGMASTFGATSQVLRRWQTGFVRSYAMSMLVGGVLLVAALLSVGTP
- a CDS encoding NADH-quinone oxidoreductase subunit G, whose product is MTVASASGNDTAENRPVPEGHVRLTIDGIEVDAPKGELVIRTAERLGIVVPRFCDHPLLDPAGACRQCLVEIEVNGKPMPKPAASCTMAVADGMVVHTQQTSAVADKAQQGVMELLLINHPLDCPICDKGGECPLQNQALKHGRADSRFVDKKRTFAKPVSISSQILLDRERCVLCQRCTRFSKQIAGDPFIEMLERGALQQIGTGEQQPFQSYFSGNTIQICPVGALTSAAYRFRSRPFDLVSTPGVCEHCSAGCSQRTDWRRGKVMRRLAGDDPEVNEEWNCDKGRFAFRYATAADRFTRPLVRDRRSGRLRETSWTEALRVAADGLLSARDSGGVGVLPGGRLTREDAYAYGKFARVALRTNDIDHRARPHSTEELDFLGAAVVGTGPEDGVTYAGIESAPTVLCVAFEPEEESPIVFLRLRKAARDKGTRVHHLGQWGSPGVEKTTEIADAGSPIHSGELLRCLPGEEAAVLSELPEEIERELSEPGSVLLLGERCAQVPGLYSAAMRVAERTGARPAWIPRRAGERGAVEAGTLPTLLPNGRPVSDSVVRADVERQWGMDEGGIPGLPGKDLEGILSATESGELSGLLVGGVEPDDLPDPAQAERALRAADFVVSLELRPSGVTELADVVLPVAPTVEKSGTFLNWEGRAREFEVTIEGTGALPDCRVLDTLAVEMDVDLFTQTPAAVAGELARLGPNPGARPKPPDVPATRPGSPGEGRALLATWRHLLDNGSLQVEEPNLAGTARPPVARVSAGTARRLGLASGRTVRVSTAHGELTLESEVVEMPDEVVWLPGNSGSARLNRVLGAGHGSVVSIAVGPVPAPRSAPSGADEAAGAEIPAGTVEREGAVSAPASVRGPNGHGSEHGGLNGSGRNGTGRADTDGGDA
- the nuoI gene encoding NADH-quinone oxidoreductase subunit NuoI; amino-acid sequence: MGMTDPLKGFGVTLSKMFKTVLTEEYPEVKKIPAPRFHGKHQLNRHPDGLEKCVGCELCAWACPADAIFVEGGTNTDEERYSPGERYGFDYQINYLRCIGCGLCIEACPTRALTMTNEYETADDDRQNLIYTKEDLLAPLLPGMEQPPHDMRLGENEQDYYVNGPELARQQGVPSDTTVETGGEEAVR
- the nuoF gene encoding NADH-quinone oxidoreductase subunit NuoF, yielding MSEANAHEVEGRAATNPLTPVLTRRWLSPESWSLRTYEELEGYTALRTALAAHPDQLIELVKAAGLRGRGGAGFPSGVKWGFMPKDPSKPHYLVINADEGEPGTCKDVPLMMADPHSLIEGCVIAAYAMRANHCMIYVRGEALHCMRRLHQAVQEAYSAGYLGENILDSGFDLDVVVHAGAGAYICGEETALLDSLEGKRGQPRLKPPFPAQAGLYSCPTTVNNVETIATVPYIVNGGVDWFRSMGREKSPGPKIFSLSGHVERPGQYEAPLGTTLRELLEMAGGMKDGIPLKFWTPGGSSTPLFTADHLDVPLDFEGATEAGSMLGTTALMIFNETVSVPWAVMKWTQFYEHESCGKCTPCREGCFWLAQVLERMVEGRGTEEDIDTLLDVCDNVLGRSFCALGDGAVSPITSGIKYFREEFRALCASNRGQDTTEASESALAGVAR
- the nuoE gene encoding NADH-quinone oxidoreductase subunit NuoE translates to MTEQFDYTTTEHVVGPEAGDQGAEETVFDERVRTEARLVVERYPESRSALLPMLHLVQSVQGHVTPEGMNFCAEQLALSTAEVNAVATFYTMYKRRPCGQFLVSVCTNTLCAAMGGDEIYRALSEELGAGHEETAGTPGAEGSVTLEHAECLAACDFAPVLQVNYEYFDNQTVDEALETVRALRRGERRSPTRGAPLTDFRDTERQLAGFFDGPGAEEATTASAAAPETVRGAEQARERGWTAPPMPDEVELPPIPDKK
- a CDS encoding NADH-quinone oxidoreductase subunit J, which translates into the protein MTLAVSGATLAQTTLAQQGVVGTGETVVFWILGPLALLGALGMVFARSAVHSALWLVLTMLSLGVLYMAQSAQFLGFTQIIVYTGAIMMLFLFVLMVVGRDASDSVVEVLRGQRLAAAVLGVAFAALLVAGLARSLTDVVPAAPLNPWAPGGGAAGGLGQVIFTDYLFPFELTSALLITASLGAMVLAYGGKGRKPRMGQRETVEARFRGEYSRPSPLPGPGVYATANSVATPALLPDGSVAEDSLSDILDTTPVERLRADRTAVSGRTGQPDAHALTGQPTRAGGADGSTERPADADAAGAADRSETAGDGPASGSAEQGGSPGGSAASGGGTDDGATNGKNGRGEDNGSAPAGNDGVPDNPGTDADSPEEVRQ
- a CDS encoding NADH-quinone oxidoreductase subunit D, which codes for MSIDAEQDGGARSGADPFSAEARETTEGRVYTVTGGDWEDFLDDAEQEERVVINLGPQHPSTHGVLRLVLELEGERVTKARSVIGYLHTGIEKNTEYRTWTQGVTFVTRMDYLAPLYNEAAYSMGVEKLLRISAPKRAETIRVLLMELNRISSHLVFLATGAMELGSTTGMTLGFRDREEVLHLLEFLTGLRMNHAFIRPGGVAQDLPENYREKILEFCKVMDSRLTDYDKLFSGQPIWKQRLSGVGYLPLDSCLALGTSGPILRSAGLGWDLRKVQPYCGYEEYDFDVPTSTDADCFSRFLLRVEEIRQSLRIVRQCVDKMESGPVMVDDPKIAWPAQLTIGPDGMGNSLDHVRKIMGQSMESLIHHFKLVTEGFDVPPGQAYVPVEAPRGELGYHVVSDGGTRPMRVHVRDPSFVNLQAFPAMAEGGLVADVIAVVASIDPVMGGVDR
- the nuoK gene encoding NADH-quinone oxidoreductase subunit NuoK, translated to MTPTHYLLLSALLFTIGTVGVLVRRNAIVLFMCVELMLNAVNLSLVTFARIEGTIDGQVMAFFVMVVAAAEVVVGLAIIMSIFRTRRSASVDDANLLKY
- the nuoH gene encoding NADH-quinone oxidoreductase subunit NuoH, producing the protein MNETARLIGDDPIWLILIKVVGTFAFLVVMTLLTIWAERRVIGRMQQRPGPNRAGPFGMLQSLADGLKLAFKEDIRPVLADKWIYILAPVVSATPALVAFSVIPVGGEVTIFGERTALQLVELPVSLLVVLACASVGVYGIVLAGWSSGSPYPLLGALRSAAQVISYEIAMGLSFIAVILYAGTLSTSGIVAAQENGWFFALLPFSFVVYAIAMVGETNRAPFDLPEAESELVGGFHTEYSSLKFALFFLAEYINMVTVSALATTLFLGGWHAPWPLYLVGDGVLNTGWWPVLWFLLKTMLFLFVFVWLRGTLPRLRYDQFMNLGWKVLVPLSLVWICAVTAIRGIRNADLLGSQQFLFIGGGVVVALLILAFLVPDRKPPEEETAENEVPLSGGGYPVPPTDLRVPENPRATTVPTASGTRSRLPEAGQEPTSSTKEAPDGND